Proteins encoded by one window of Dyella humicola:
- a CDS encoding SDR family oxidoreductase has protein sequence MTATILVIGATGTTGKELVRLLIKNGHKTRATVRPTSNKSELQALGVELVQADMNDVDSLEKAMIGIQKVYFATPLVPDIVELSSSIIRAAKAAGVKHLVKLSGGGAEIDLDTLAKWHRAIENEMEQSGIAYTFLRANAFMQNLSKFSSHTIRAHGAFYATHGEGKSAYVDARDIAQVAYRVLTEEGHENKAYYLSGPAALSGADIAKILSSVTGKVIKYVDVPTDAARASMQGAGMPAEIVEALLEHYHVVKLGYTAQVSSAVEEVTGQKATSFETFAQTQKEAFAG, from the coding sequence ATGACTGCAACCATTTTGGTGATTGGAGCCACGGGAACAACAGGCAAGGAGTTGGTCAGGCTTCTGATCAAGAATGGCCATAAAACTCGCGCCACCGTTCGCCCGACAAGCAACAAGAGCGAACTGCAAGCCTTAGGTGTCGAATTGGTTCAAGCCGATATGAACGATGTCGACTCGCTAGAAAAGGCCATGATCGGAATCCAAAAAGTGTATTTTGCAACACCGCTTGTTCCGGACATTGTGGAGCTCTCTTCTTCGATCATTCGCGCAGCGAAAGCCGCCGGCGTGAAACATCTTGTCAAGTTATCGGGCGGCGGGGCTGAAATCGACTTGGACACGCTGGCCAAGTGGCACAGGGCGATCGAAAATGAAATGGAACAGTCCGGCATTGCTTATACGTTCTTGCGCGCAAATGCCTTCATGCAGAACTTGAGCAAGTTCAGCTCACATACCATTCGTGCTCATGGGGCCTTCTATGCGACGCATGGCGAGGGTAAATCGGCTTACGTCGATGCTCGCGATATAGCCCAGGTTGCTTATCGGGTCTTGACGGAAGAAGGTCATGAGAACAAAGCGTATTACCTGTCGGGGCCAGCGGCACTTTCTGGTGCCGACATTGCGAAGATTCTTTCCTCGGTGACCGGGAAAGTAATTAAGTACGTAGATGTACCGACTGACGCTGCTCGCGCTTCTATGCAAGGAGCAGGTATGCCTGCTGAAATCGTCGAAGCCTTGTTAGAGCATTATCATGTCGTGAAGTTGGGCTACACAGCACAGGTTTCCAGTGCGGTAGAGGAAGTAACCGGACAAAAAGCAA
- a CDS encoding MATE family efflux transporter, producing MSATLANQVKKISPSSGNLPASTLLHGPLLPQLIRLALPTVAVLFMTTLLSVAETYFVSSLGLKAIAAASLVVPVMLLMTTVASAGIGGGVSSAIARAIGARRQGEAESLAWHAVVIGAVGGGLFSLVVLLAGPALYRSLGGSGSSLDQAVLYSNILFGGAISFWMMLLLQAALRGAGNVKVPALTIMGSAVAGLILSPVLINGWLGAPRMGVAGAGIAQVLCSIAALAVVIVYMRSPSSTLRLRRYPLQRQHFNAILGVGLLSSINVVMLAISVTALTAAAGAVSVAAIAGYGIASRLEMLLSPVMFGCGTAAITLVGTNLGAGNVVRARRVAIVNVLFVAGVVGLVGLFVSLFPQAWLGLFTHDSAVIAVGAQYLHVVAPFYVVLGVIFELYFAGQGARRILWPMTASVVRCIFALTAMVLVLQGYASLHAAFVLVAVSVIVAATISLIGFLRTRWDR from the coding sequence ATGTCCGCTACTCTTGCGAATCAGGTCAAGAAGATCTCTCCGTCCTCTGGCAACTTGCCGGCCAGCACTCTGCTCCACGGTCCACTGTTGCCACAATTGATCCGCCTTGCCTTGCCGACAGTCGCCGTGCTGTTCATGACGACTTTGCTCAGTGTCGCCGAGACCTATTTCGTCAGCTCACTGGGACTGAAAGCGATCGCCGCAGCATCGCTCGTGGTTCCGGTAATGTTGCTGATGACCACGGTAGCGAGTGCCGGCATCGGCGGCGGCGTATCCTCCGCCATCGCCCGCGCCATAGGCGCACGCCGTCAGGGCGAGGCGGAGAGCCTAGCCTGGCACGCCGTGGTCATCGGCGCCGTAGGAGGTGGACTGTTCTCGCTGGTGGTGCTGTTGGCCGGCCCCGCGCTGTACCGCAGTCTCGGCGGCAGCGGATCATCGCTGGACCAGGCGGTTCTCTACTCCAACATACTGTTCGGAGGTGCGATCTCGTTTTGGATGATGCTGTTGCTCCAGGCGGCGCTGCGCGGCGCCGGCAACGTCAAGGTGCCGGCTCTGACCATCATGGGCAGTGCGGTCGCTGGCCTGATTCTGTCGCCGGTGTTGATTAACGGCTGGTTGGGTGCGCCGCGCATGGGTGTGGCAGGCGCCGGCATAGCGCAGGTGCTGTGCAGCATCGCCGCGCTCGCCGTGGTGATCGTCTACATGCGTTCGCCCTCCTCGACGCTACGCCTACGCCGCTATCCGCTGCAGCGCCAGCATTTCAATGCAATTCTCGGCGTCGGATTGTTGTCGTCGATCAACGTGGTCATGTTGGCCATATCAGTCACCGCCCTGACCGCCGCGGCCGGTGCAGTGAGCGTCGCCGCCATCGCAGGTTACGGCATTGCCTCCCGCCTCGAGATGCTGCTGTCGCCGGTGATGTTCGGCTGCGGCACCGCCGCGATCACGCTGGTGGGCACGAACCTGGGGGCAGGCAACGTGGTGCGTGCCCGACGCGTCGCGATCGTGAACGTATTGTTTGTTGCCGGCGTGGTTGGCCTGGTTGGATTGTTCGTGTCGCTCTTTCCGCAAGCCTGGCTAGGTCTTTTTACCCACGACAGCGCCGTTATCGCGGTCGGCGCGCAATACCTGCATGTGGTAGCACCTTTCTATGTTGTCTTAGGCGTGATTTTCGAACTCTACTTCGCAGGTCAAGGGGCACGACGCATCCTCTGGCCGATGACTGCGAGCGTGGTGCGCTGCATATTTGCGCTGACCGCGATGGTGCTAGTCCTGCAAGGCTACGCGAGCTTGCACGCTGCTTTCGTACTGGTCGCCGTCAGCGTCATTGTGGCAGCGACCATCAGCTTGATTGGATTCCTGCGGACCCGCTGGGATCGTTAG
- a CDS encoding LysR family transcriptional regulator — MKTYDLNLLRTLDALLTAGSVTGAAERLHLSVPATSHALARLREITGDPLLVRAGRRLVPTPRAIALREPVARWIAQAAALAQAPRGEELADTERSFIVRAPDSFAIAFGGALGAVLAAEMPRAQLRFVTEAQEDAGALRDGRVDLDIGTFRPRDPEIEVVDLFRQAQVAVVRAGHPFAERQATARRYAAQAHVDVQRRPGAPSVVDDALSELGLARRIVLTVAHASAAPVVAAGGGLVATLSERLAQAMAPGLGLVVVPLPFLPRGETVVMAWHPRQAADPAHAWLRKQVPAAIAASSAPISYRRVSTSST; from the coding sequence ATGAAAACATACGATCTGAACCTGCTGCGCACACTCGACGCGCTACTGACCGCCGGTAGCGTCACCGGCGCCGCCGAGCGTCTTCACCTGAGCGTGCCGGCGACCAGTCACGCGCTCGCGCGTCTTCGTGAGATCACTGGCGACCCGCTCCTGGTGCGCGCTGGTCGGCGCCTGGTGCCTACGCCGCGTGCAATAGCGCTGCGCGAGCCGGTAGCGCGATGGATCGCGCAGGCCGCGGCACTGGCGCAGGCGCCGCGGGGAGAAGAATTGGCGGACACCGAACGTAGCTTTATCGTGCGCGCGCCGGATAGCTTCGCGATCGCCTTCGGCGGCGCCCTCGGCGCCGTGCTGGCGGCAGAGATGCCGCGCGCGCAGTTGCGCTTTGTGACCGAGGCACAAGAAGACGCCGGTGCGCTGCGCGACGGTCGCGTCGATCTCGACATCGGTACGTTCAGGCCGCGCGACCCGGAGATTGAAGTCGTCGATTTATTTCGTCAGGCGCAGGTCGCGGTCGTGCGCGCCGGGCATCCGTTCGCCGAACGCCAAGCAACCGCGCGCCGCTACGCAGCACAGGCGCACGTGGATGTGCAGCGACGTCCCGGGGCGCCATCGGTGGTCGATGACGCGCTGTCCGAGCTCGGCCTGGCGCGTCGCATTGTGCTCACCGTGGCGCACGCCAGCGCCGCGCCCGTCGTCGCCGCAGGGGGCGGCCTCGTCGCCACCCTCAGCGAGCGATTGGCGCAGGCAATGGCGCCAGGCCTCGGCCTCGTGGTGGTGCCGCTGCCGTTTCTTCCGCGCGGCGAGACAGTGGTCATGGCATGGCATCCGCGCCAAGCAGCCGACCCGGCGCACGCCTGGTTGCGGAAGCAGGTGCCGGCGGCGATTGCTGCCTCGAGTGCCCCTATAAGCTATCGGAGAGTTTCAACGTCCTCGACTTGA
- a CDS encoding alkene reductase, translated as MPTLFDPLQIGDLALQNRIVMAPLTRMRAFDARSPGAMQAKHYAQRASAGLIITEATSITPQGVGYPNTPGLWSEEQVAGWRNVTAAVHDSGGLIVSQLWHVGRVSDPSHLDGRLPVAPSAIAPEGHVSMLRPKRPFSIPRALEANEIPTIVDDFRVGALHAKRAGFDGVELHAANGYLLDQFLHDGSNKRNDRYGGSIENRVRLLLETIDALLTVWPAGRVGVHLNLMSSAHSMHDSDPRALFSYVADQLSVRNIAFIFAREFPDYGDKSIGKDVRRLFKGALIVNDGLTRERAEMALERGEADAAAFGRAFIANPDLVERFRCNASLNEVDEATVYGSGESGYNDYPQLNSSM; from the coding sequence ATGCCCACTCTATTTGACCCCTTACAAATCGGTGACCTGGCACTGCAAAACCGCATCGTCATGGCACCCCTTACTCGCATGCGTGCATTTGATGCTCGTAGTCCTGGCGCGATGCAGGCGAAGCATTACGCCCAACGCGCCAGTGCGGGATTGATCATTACCGAGGCAACCTCCATCACGCCTCAAGGCGTCGGCTACCCCAACACCCCCGGCCTGTGGTCCGAAGAACAGGTTGCCGGTTGGCGAAACGTGACCGCCGCCGTTCATGATTCGGGGGGACTGATCGTCTCTCAGCTTTGGCACGTAGGACGCGTCTCCGATCCGTCCCACCTGGACGGAAGGCTGCCGGTAGCGCCAAGCGCGATAGCACCGGAGGGGCACGTCAGCATGCTTCGGCCTAAGCGTCCCTTTTCGATTCCGCGGGCACTTGAGGCCAATGAGATACCCACGATCGTGGATGACTTCAGGGTCGGGGCGCTCCATGCCAAGCGAGCGGGCTTCGATGGAGTTGAACTGCATGCGGCTAATGGATATCTGCTCGATCAATTTCTGCACGATGGCTCAAACAAACGCAACGATCGTTATGGCGGCTCCATTGAAAACCGAGTTCGTCTTCTTCTCGAGACGATCGACGCCCTACTGACGGTCTGGCCTGCCGGTCGGGTCGGCGTGCATCTCAACCTAATGTCGAGCGCTCACTCCATGCATGATTCCGATCCACGTGCGCTCTTCTCTTACGTGGCCGATCAGCTGAGCGTCCGCAATATTGCGTTCATCTTCGCCCGTGAGTTCCCGGACTATGGCGATAAGTCGATTGGCAAAGATGTTCGTCGCCTCTTCAAAGGCGCACTGATTGTCAATGATGGCCTTACCCGCGAACGCGCGGAAATGGCACTAGAGCGCGGGGAGGCAGATGCGGCAGCTTTCGGGCGCGCCTTCATTGCGAACCCCGATCTGGTAGAACGGTTCCGTTGCAATGCATCGCTCAATGAAGTCGACGAGGCGACGGTTTATGGCAGCGGCGAGAGCGGCTATAACGACTATCCGCAGCTGAATTCATCCATGTAA
- a CDS encoding DUF1330 domain-containing protein, with protein sequence MKAYMVATLTVHDEAMFAEYRAQVGNAAEPFGGQFLAAGGTVTVRDGQWQHPVTVIAEFPSRESAERCYESATYQKILGLRLKSTNGSLVIVDGI encoded by the coding sequence ATGAAAGCCTACATGGTTGCAACGTTGACTGTGCACGATGAAGCGATGTTCGCGGAGTATCGAGCGCAGGTTGGAAACGCGGCCGAGCCGTTTGGCGGTCAGTTTCTCGCTGCTGGTGGCACGGTGACAGTGCGCGATGGTCAGTGGCAGCATCCTGTCACCGTGATCGCTGAATTTCCGTCACGAGAATCGGCGGAACGCTGTTACGAATCGGCCACCTACCAAAAAATACTTGGCCTTAGGCTCAAGAGTACGAACGGCAGCCTGGTGATCGTGGACGGAATCTGA
- a CDS encoding SDR family oxidoreductase, which translates to MSKSIQRLPRRPRIAIAGATGRVGSALTGLLASDPVDIVVLTRRPDAAQPPKDTNLAAINFDKPHTLQEALRGADRLFVSHGTSPQQVANEIALIDSAVAVGVRHIVKLSALGPASRLNPFAWHMQIEAHLAQQPVASTLLRPSAFADILKRAASQIAADSWVGAAGDGRVNFIDTRDIADAARVALLQDFTLESQRAYHLTGPRAWTMRQIAEHLSILLGHTVTYKHQSREEQRAALLADGLAPLVADLLVGLDQMFRDSALEETTSTVEALTGKPPRTLQQWLAENIAIFRNET; encoded by the coding sequence ATGTCCAAGAGCATTCAACGGCTACCGCGCAGGCCGCGTATCGCCATAGCGGGCGCGACGGGGCGCGTCGGCTCGGCGCTGACCGGCCTCCTCGCTTCCGATCCGGTCGACATCGTCGTGCTGACCCGGCGGCCCGACGCGGCTCAACCGCCCAAAGACACCAACCTCGCCGCGATCAATTTCGATAAGCCGCATACGCTTCAGGAGGCACTTCGTGGTGCCGATCGGCTGTTCGTTTCGCACGGCACCTCGCCACAGCAAGTCGCCAATGAGATCGCGTTGATCGACAGCGCAGTCGCTGTTGGCGTACGCCATATCGTCAAACTATCAGCCTTGGGGCCCGCCTCCCGTCTCAATCCCTTTGCCTGGCATATGCAGATCGAAGCACACTTGGCTCAGCAGCCCGTGGCGTCGACGCTCCTACGGCCCTCGGCATTCGCCGACATTCTCAAACGAGCGGCAAGTCAAATCGCCGCCGACTCCTGGGTGGGCGCCGCCGGCGACGGACGCGTGAACTTTATCGATACGCGCGACATCGCCGACGCAGCACGCGTGGCGCTCCTCCAGGATTTCACTTTGGAGTCGCAGCGGGCTTATCACCTGACCGGGCCGCGTGCGTGGACCATGCGGCAAATTGCAGAACACCTGTCGATCCTGCTCGGCCACACGGTCACGTACAAACATCAATCGCGCGAGGAACAGCGCGCCGCGCTGTTAGCTGACGGCCTCGCGCCGCTGGTCGCCGATTTGCTGGTCGGACTGGACCAGATGTTTCGCGATTCCGCTCTTGAAGAGACTACCTCGACCGTCGAGGCGTTGACTGGCAAGCCTCCAAGAACGCTTCAACAATGGCTTGCCGAAAATATCGCGATCTTTCGAAACGAAACCTAG
- a CDS encoding TetR/AcrR family transcriptional regulator: MSGKPQFDEATVIAAAIEVFWRHGYAAAAISDLTEATGLSRSSLYQRFRDKDGLFQEALATYTQRVLRRMNSADADTARGRMKALLRAFLPDGSGRPAGCLIGRSCAEISSLSGEGQAAALAGATRQREIFEGLLREGVAAGELAEDVDIDAMAWHYLGVLQAVLNSPQAGADPRMLDRMIDVAMAVWPSAPQKGSMSKNQRKRAASTVRGAGAGKER; the protein is encoded by the coding sequence ATGAGCGGCAAGCCACAATTTGATGAAGCTACCGTGATCGCTGCGGCCATTGAGGTTTTCTGGCGTCACGGCTATGCCGCCGCTGCCATCAGCGACCTGACGGAGGCCACGGGCTTATCGCGCTCCAGCCTCTACCAGCGATTTCGCGACAAAGATGGGCTGTTCCAGGAGGCTCTCGCGACCTACACGCAGCGAGTCCTGCGGCGCATGAACTCCGCCGACGCAGATACCGCTCGCGGGCGAATGAAGGCGCTGCTCCGTGCGTTCTTGCCAGACGGATCCGGTCGACCCGCCGGCTGCCTGATCGGACGCAGTTGTGCCGAAATTTCATCGCTTTCCGGAGAAGGGCAGGCTGCCGCACTGGCGGGGGCGACACGTCAGCGTGAGATCTTTGAGGGCCTTCTGCGCGAAGGCGTGGCGGCGGGTGAGTTGGCTGAAGATGTCGATATCGATGCCATGGCATGGCACTACCTCGGGGTGCTGCAGGCCGTATTGAACTCCCCGCAAGCCGGTGCTGATCCGCGCATGCTCGATCGCATGATCGATGTCGCCATGGCGGTTTGGCCTAGCGCCCCCCAAAAGGGCTCTATGTCAAAAAATCAAAGAAAGCGCGCAGCTTCAACGGTCCGTGGCGCTGGTGCGGGTAAAGAACGGTGA
- a CDS encoding SDR family oxidoreductase, whose protein sequence is MKTNGNTIFITGGASGIGRALAEALHQAGNTVIIASRRKALLEAVVQANPGMVSLVLDVSTADGIQSAAKEAITRFPDINVVINNAGIMQIDDAAAVLDDAQMLDILSTNLLGPMRLTSAFVEHLKTKKDAVIMYVTSVLGFVPLAPAAVYSATKAAMHSFAMSQRFMLRNSGVRVLEIAPPWVQTDLLNSNEEPRAMPLKPFIEETMAVLATDADEILVERANVLRSRPGPGEMAFVTEFNRAFLSGVSSTANPTDVRA, encoded by the coding sequence ATGAAAACCAACGGAAACACCATTTTCATCACCGGCGGCGCCTCTGGCATCGGGCGGGCATTGGCCGAAGCTCTGCACCAGGCAGGCAACACAGTGATCATTGCTAGCCGCCGGAAGGCGCTTCTTGAAGCCGTCGTTCAAGCCAATCCGGGCATGGTCTCCCTTGTTCTGGACGTCAGCACCGCCGATGGCATCCAGTCGGCAGCCAAGGAGGCAATCACGCGTTTTCCCGACATCAACGTGGTCATCAATAATGCCGGCATCATGCAGATCGACGACGCTGCTGCGGTGCTGGACGACGCACAGATGCTCGATATCCTGTCGACCAACCTTCTTGGTCCAATGCGCCTGACATCCGCCTTCGTCGAACACCTGAAGACCAAGAAGGATGCCGTTATCATGTACGTCACATCCGTGCTTGGCTTCGTTCCGCTGGCACCGGCGGCCGTCTACTCCGCCACAAAGGCCGCCATGCACTCTTTTGCCATGTCGCAGCGCTTCATGCTTAGAAATAGCGGCGTGCGGGTGCTCGAAATTGCGCCGCCGTGGGTTCAGACGGATCTGCTGAACAGCAATGAAGAGCCGCGCGCGATGCCGCTAAAACCCTTCATCGAAGAGACGATGGCCGTGTTGGCCACCGATGCCGATGAGATTTTGGTTGAACGGGCGAACGTACTTCGCTCCCGCCCCGGCCCTGGCGAGATGGCGTTCGTCACTGAATTCAACCGAGCGTTTCTCTCGGGAGTGTCAAGCACGGCCAATCCGACAGACGTACGCGCCTGA
- a CDS encoding GlxA family transcriptional regulator: MRTAIRSNSPFSALAESRITRTVGFVLPDHFQVMWMAAASAFELANVIADDSLYDIRALSEHGGQVTNSMGGSMATNSLSGQLLDTMVVVGKMVPDAASPGLLTQIVEASSQSRRVASVCSGAFILGEAGLLDGHRVTTHWFHAHKLQKQFPKARVEEDRIFIIDGALSTSAGMSAGVDLALALIEEDFGADFARRVAQNLVVYHRRAGGQSQHSTLLEMDAKSDRIQSALTYARRNLSMPLTVEDLAEVAHLSPRQFSRAFRSETGQSPAKAVENLRLEAARIMVEQTRHTIDEVAAQTGFIDPQRMRRAFLRAFAQPPQVMRRNARVAA, from the coding sequence ATGAGAACTGCTATCAGATCAAATAGCCCTTTCTCCGCCCTGGCGGAATCGCGCATCACGCGAACCGTGGGCTTTGTCCTTCCTGATCATTTTCAGGTCATGTGGATGGCGGCAGCGTCCGCCTTCGAACTTGCCAACGTCATTGCGGACGATTCGCTGTATGACATTCGCGCACTGTCCGAACATGGTGGACAAGTGACCAACTCAATGGGCGGCTCAATGGCAACCAATTCGCTATCCGGACAGCTACTGGACACCATGGTGGTCGTAGGAAAGATGGTTCCAGACGCGGCCAGCCCTGGCCTTCTTACGCAGATTGTTGAGGCATCAAGCCAGTCACGCCGAGTCGCTTCGGTCTGCTCCGGCGCCTTCATCCTTGGTGAGGCTGGGTTGCTCGATGGACATCGCGTGACAACGCACTGGTTCCATGCGCACAAGTTGCAGAAGCAGTTCCCCAAGGCGCGCGTGGAAGAAGATCGCATCTTCATCATTGACGGCGCTCTATCCACGTCGGCCGGCATGAGCGCAGGCGTGGATCTGGCGCTCGCGTTGATTGAGGAAGACTTTGGTGCCGATTTCGCTCGAAGGGTCGCGCAGAACCTGGTGGTCTATCATCGGCGTGCAGGCGGCCAGTCACAACACTCGACGTTGCTGGAAATGGATGCCAAGTCGGACCGCATCCAGAGTGCTCTCACATACGCACGGCGAAACCTTTCTATGCCTTTGACGGTGGAAGACCTAGCAGAGGTGGCGCACCTCAGTCCAAGACAATTCAGCCGCGCCTTTCGATCTGAGACTGGGCAGTCGCCTGCCAAAGCCGTCGAAAATCTCCGCCTTGAAGCGGCCAGGATCATGGTGGAACAAACCCGTCACACCATTGACGAAGTAGCCGCGCAGACGGGATTCATCGATCCGCAACGCATGCGCCGCGCCTTTCTTCGTGCCTTTGCCCAACCACCGCAGGTTATGCGGCGCAACGCACGCGTCGCTGCCTAG
- a CDS encoding DNA-binding domain-containing protein has protein sequence MNLLSIQQRMRTWVTRSTNGQETDAQKAPGYGVYQNNYRAQLVRCLEASYPMLDYWLGHDEFVQAAIQHVNRHPPKAWTLDAYGADFNATLQERYPHSPDIQEFSWIEWSLAESFVAPDADVPSTRILSELNWDNARLYLTPSLRQIEATTNAAELWHAWLAGECLPESEMLPVVGGLITWRKGFVCQLRQLDAIEHAALRVLHDDNRFVELCSALVDHLGEDSGVRRSGEFLANWVQSGVVHCAI, from the coding sequence ATGAACCTCCTATCCATACAGCAAAGGATGCGCACCTGGGTGACTCGGTCGACCAATGGCCAAGAAACCGATGCACAGAAAGCGCCGGGATACGGGGTGTACCAGAACAACTATCGAGCACAACTTGTGCGTTGCCTGGAAGCAAGTTACCCCATGCTTGACTACTGGCTCGGCCATGACGAATTCGTGCAAGCGGCCATACAGCATGTCAACAGGCACCCACCGAAGGCTTGGACACTTGACGCCTATGGTGCGGACTTCAATGCGACATTGCAGGAGCGTTACCCGCATAGCCCTGACATACAGGAATTTTCCTGGATCGAATGGTCGCTGGCTGAGTCTTTCGTCGCGCCAGATGCGGACGTCCCATCGACCCGCATACTCAGCGAACTGAATTGGGACAATGCTCGACTCTACCTCACGCCAAGCCTGCGACAGATCGAGGCCACGACCAACGCCGCCGAGTTGTGGCATGCATGGCTCGCGGGTGAATGCCTGCCGGAAAGTGAGATGCTTCCTGTAGTCGGCGGCCTGATTACCTGGCGCAAAGGCTTTGTGTGCCAACTCAGGCAGCTGGATGCGATTGAACACGCGGCCCTGCGTGTTCTCCATGACGACAACCGCTTCGTCGAACTGTGTTCCGCGCTCGTCGATCATCTTGGCGAAGACAGTGGCGTGCGGCGCTCGGGCGAATTTCTTGCCAACTGGGTGCAGTCAGGCGTTGTGCATTGCGCAATCTGA
- a CDS encoding DUF692 domain-containing protein — MFAPPPTFAGFGLGLRKEHYRDFLDTPVPVDFVEVISENFMVDGGQPRHILRQVRERHPVALHGVSMSIGSADGLDQGYLRRLRALVDDIEPLFVSDHVSWSRIGSFNSHDLLPLPYTVEALNIVCRHIDMAQEALGRAMLLENPSVYLRYDQQDMGEWEFLSDMTRRTGCGLLLDVNNLYVTSQNLGLDAGTFMRGLPADRVRQIHLAGHTRVNELLIDTHDNPVCGAVWELYQNAVSMLGPVATMIERDDDIPSLVTLLSELDIARDIARDPRQMPEAA; from the coding sequence ATGTTCGCGCCACCCCCGACATTCGCCGGCTTTGGCCTCGGCCTGCGTAAGGAGCACTACCGAGACTTTCTCGACACCCCTGTGCCAGTGGATTTCGTAGAGGTAATCTCGGAAAACTTCATGGTAGACGGCGGCCAGCCACGCCATATCCTGCGCCAAGTGCGCGAGCGCCACCCCGTCGCCTTGCACGGGGTATCGATGTCCATCGGTTCGGCCGACGGCCTTGACCAGGGCTATCTACGCCGCTTGCGCGCACTGGTCGACGACATCGAACCACTTTTCGTCTCCGACCACGTGAGCTGGTCGCGAATAGGCAGCTTCAATTCGCATGATCTCCTCCCGCTGCCTTACACGGTTGAGGCGTTGAATATCGTGTGCCGTCATATCGATATGGCGCAGGAGGCGCTCGGCCGAGCGATGCTTCTCGAGAATCCGTCTGTCTATCTTCGTTACGACCAACAGGACATGGGGGAATGGGAATTTCTTTCGGACATGACTCGCCGCACGGGATGCGGCCTCTTGCTTGACGTGAACAACTTATACGTCACTTCGCAAAATCTCGGGCTAGACGCGGGCACCTTCATGCGTGGCCTTCCAGCGGACCGCGTCCGCCAGATCCATCTTGCAGGCCACACAAGGGTCAACGAGCTCCTCATTGACACGCATGACAATCCTGTGTGCGGAGCCGTATGGGAACTTTATCAAAATGCAGTATCGATGCTCGGACCGGTCGCCACGATGATCGAACGCGATGACGACATTCCATCGCTTGTGACACTGCTCAGCGAGCTGGATATCGCGCGCGACATTGCTCGGGACCCGCGTCAGATGCCGGAGGCGGCATGA
- a CDS encoding alpha/beta fold hydrolase yields the protein MRTLMSVAIALMASTGAAFANDPAPSPSGIKNVVIVPGAFVDGSGWRVVHDILIHKGYHVTVEQPRIETLADDIDLTRELIRQQDGPVVLVGHSYGGAVITVAGNRDKVKALVYVAAVQPSEGESLSQLVGSMPSPNNDIVATRDGHLFVDPTKFADDFGGDLIKNRTDFLASSQASAASAAFNATISAAAWHTKPTWAVVTTEDHALSPNLQRWMYQRAGSKVTEIKASHLVYISQPEAVAKVIEEAAMSAP from the coding sequence ATGCGTACCCTCATGAGTGTTGCCATCGCGCTGATGGCATCCACGGGCGCCGCCTTCGCAAACGATCCGGCGCCCTCTCCTAGCGGCATCAAAAACGTCGTTATCGTTCCTGGAGCATTTGTCGATGGCTCGGGTTGGCGTGTCGTCCATGACATCCTGATCCACAAGGGCTACCACGTGACGGTCGAGCAGCCACGCATTGAAACCCTGGCCGATGACATTGATCTCACTCGAGAACTTATCCGCCAACAGGATGGTCCGGTAGTGTTGGTTGGCCACAGCTACGGGGGCGCAGTCATCACTGTGGCCGGCAACCGCGACAAAGTTAAGGCTCTCGTCTATGTGGCTGCGGTGCAACCGAGCGAGGGCGAAAGTCTGAGCCAACTGGTCGGCTCCATGCCCTCCCCGAACAATGACATTGTCGCCACGCGTGATGGCCATCTCTTCGTCGACCCGACCAAGTTCGCCGACGACTTTGGTGGCGACCTGATCAAGAATCGCACAGATTTCCTTGCTTCATCGCAGGCGAGCGCGGCTTCGGCGGCCTTCAACGCGACGATATCCGCCGCTGCATGGCATACCAAGCCGACGTGGGCCGTGGTGACCACCGAAGACCACGCGCTGAGCCCCAACCTGCAACGTTGGATGTATCAGCGCGCCGGCTCGAAGGTCACAGAAATCAAAGCCAGCCACCTCGTTTACATCTCACAGCCCGAAGCGGTCGCGAAGGTAATCGAGGAAGCCGCCATGAGCGCGCCTTGA